The genomic region ACCAGACACCTGCAGGAAGCTTATATACAAGGTTGAAGCAAATTGTTTCCTGCATTACAAAGGGCATGTAAGTGTGTCCCTACAGTAAACCGaggaataaaaatgttaaatatatatatatttatgttctgTGTCTTTACATTGAGTTCATTGTGCAGTTATTGCCGTATCAGGTTTTTACAATCATGTTTTCAAttgtacaaagtcaagaggttgtgatctgtagcacaacaagctagtgaaGCTGTAAGCAGAGCAACGTTACTGCACATGGCTCAGTAGCGTCTGCCTAACACAGAACTACTCAGAGTCCAAACACATGAGcagttattagtctttggagacatttctaaacaaacGAACATGACCAAACTCTTCACATGTCACTCAGTGCAGCGGTGAGACTCACtgatttttaatagtttttggacaacaatggaggaaGAAGATATACCAGACTTTGATACATttacaatacttgttagtagatcagttcattgttggtttggatccaaacatgaaGACAAATATAGAAAACCACCAGACATATCCTTTAAAATCAAATCTATTCTTATTAAAGTTTATCATACAACACACTGATGGATTCTCATCATTCACACAGTAAACACAACGTGACTGAAGGTCTTCATGACACTAAACAGTCAGCAGGTGACACATCAAACATGGTGTTGATAtgataaataaagtaaagatGAAGTTTCAATGATCCACAGCCACGgatcacacacaaagagacacaacaCAGAATCCATGCAGCTCCAGATCTATGTAGATTTAATTGTAAATGTAATgctttttcttctatttcttcCTTTAGTGCTACTTTTATACACTTGGTTCTATTTGATTGATAGTTTAAAGTATTTCAATATGACtcaatacattttgtgtgtgtgcaatgttGCATTTCACTGTGCAATCCTTTGTTGTACAACAGCAATAAAACTGAACCTTGGACCTCATTCAGAGCAGATTGTTAATATAATGTGATAACCATCTGTGGAGGCTCTGCCAAAAAGGTTTAGTTACATGTATTTGTGCTGcacattgcattgtgggacatTAGTTTTCACTACAGCCATAACAACCTGCTCTCAGTGAGTGTGTAATAGATTTGGGATGCAGTGATGATAGAAAGCTGCTAAATGAAAGTCGAGTGGAGACTCTTCTCTCGAGACAGTCTTTAACAGGACTCTAGTAAAAGCAGAACGTTTTAGTTTAAACTGTGATCATTATAAAGAGTCCATGTTAAAGCAGCTTAAACAGGAAACATCTCTGCTGAGTGTCAAACAGGATCAGTGTGTTGGACTGTAACACCAGACTGACCATCGTCTCCTcttctgttttactgttatagaCTGAACATCATCATATGACTTCATCACAGGGTTACTATGATGACTCTAATGCTGGTAATATGATACTCAGATGGTGGAGAGGCCAGTAAATTTCCCAGTTACAGTTAAAGACCATAAACCATGCTTTAGTTTCTGTATGACATTCAAACATCAAGAAAAAACGCCTTTGATTATGACTTTATCACTAGATATAAAGGTTCAAACTGCACCTTGTCCTGGACATAATGAATAGATGTGTTATCTCAGTTTTAATTACAGGTAAGATAAGATACATGGATCAACCCTTCTGCAGAAAAGAAACTTACCACCTGTCACATTATAAAATTACATATAATAACATATTcagttattataaaatataaccTTTTTGTCCATGGAGCACGTTAACAAACAATGTGAAGGACTTGGTGTATGTAATTTCTTCTGCTATAaaacactttgagctgcatttcttgtctCTCTTGTCtatttttaagttttgtttcttttacattttgtcttaatgatttttgtttctttttcttctttctttcattgtgATGAAGAAAGCTGCTGCATTGTCAGATGGACAagagctgttttctgttttttttaaatgttttaaacaagACTCTGAAGAATCTGACCAATTACTTGAGGGTTTGGTTCAGGGCTCAATAGTAACTTAATAGTCACTTCTCTTGGATCTCTTAGTGTCACTCATCACCTGGGACCAATcagccatgggagaccctaccaggggcttAAGGTGGGGCCCATATTGCAACCCAAATTGAACCCTTATGTGGCCCACATTGGCCATGCTGGGTGTGTACCTATGGCCCTGAACCGAACTGAAATTActgaaataactttaaaaatagaCTTCTGAATGACTattcagtttctgtttctggTTTTTATACCTGAATGTCAGCTGTGTTGTGAGTGATGTTTTTCTGACCCATTTCATTTTCTTGCAGCTGCTGAAGAACATCTGGATCATCAACAGGCAGGTCTGAATTATTCTCTGAACGTCCTTTAAGCTTCTTGTAGATCACAAGACCAACAAGACCAGCAACAAGACTAATGAGAGCAGTGAGGACAATCAGTGTAACTGGCAGAATTACTCCAGAATCTCCAGACTGTGAGTCTCCATCTGTTGGACccacagagcagaaacaggtgTGAGGTATCAGCTGTCAGGTACAGTTCAGAAGTATTTGGACAGTTCCACATGTTTGTGTTGAAGGGTTTTATTTCCCTCACAGTTCTTTCTATACTGATGTAAAAATAGTCAAACTGTATATGATGACTGTAAATTAGAACACAATCCATTTCTCACATCAACAAACTCACCTTCAACATGCAGCTCAAAGACGCTGACGGGTTTATCGTTAATAGCAGCAGCTCTCCTCAAGCGTCCTCTTTCAAGCTGTTTATAGCGACACTCGTATGTTCCTTTGTCGTTGCTGGTCACGTTCTTCAGAATCAGAGACAGGTTACCATCATCCATCCGACCTTTCAGCTGCACCCGGTTGACATAAGATGGGTCCTGGTCTTGTGTCAGGGGGCGCCTGCCACGCTGGAAGTAGACATACTTCTGGAGGTCAGATCTGGTCCACTCAACAGCTGCTATGATCACACTGTTTGGAGCTCcacatgacagtgtgacagtctGTCCAGGCTGTGCTGTTAGCTGGTGAGGCTGAGGAcctaaaaaacaattaacagaaaTATCCAGAGGAGTGTTTACCtatcagaacacacacacacacctgtacacacttcacacacacatacagtcacatgATAAATCTTACCAGCAGAGGCAGACAGCAGTTCACAAAAGAACAAGAACAGCACAGTGTTGAGTGATACACACATGGCTCTTGACCAGCTCTAATTTACACTGTAAACGAGgagaaactgtttttaaaaacccaAAAGACAAAGGCAAAAACAAAATAGTATTAAAGGAATCCCAGATTCGATTCGACTTACCAATTACATTTGAACTGATGTTTTCTCCTTGGATCCTGTGACACTGCTAAAAAGTAAACCTGAGTGTTTCAATATTAAGTCCTCTTATAGAGCAGCTGTAACAAAGGTCAAGATCCTCCCAGTCTGGGTCTGTTGACTCGCTGGCAGCCAGGGCGGGGATACAGTTCCTGATTTGTTTTCATGACAGGTTATCAGTCATAATTCTGTTTTAGGATAGCTTTCACAACCATGTActacctttttgtttttcattcattgtaTCTTCTTCCATCAAGGGGGTTATGATTTCCTccataatgttttattattgtgagAGTGAAATTCTGTTATGACGACTTAACTGTGTAAGCAGGTTTAAACATAACAGAGCAAACATATCTTTAACATGTCCTTGGCTTGTTAGTTTCCATTGTGGTAGTTGGGGTAGGCTGCCAGTTGTGTTATcatattttctgctgttttatttagttAGGGATTTAAGTGATTGCCATttggtttatttagtttttgacaGATTATGATTTAGTTGTTGTTATTTTGGCCTTGGACCAACACTGAAGTTCAAACTAGCagttatatatttatctatgtaaATAAAAACCCACTTTATGTCACGTTGAGCTTGGTTTGTCCTTGTGGCTGCTTGGGcctgttttcatgttttgtctCAGAAAGCAGTTTCACCAATAAGACACTAGATGtcagtaaagaagaagaaggcctTTCACATCTCCTCACTACTTAAACTGGACATATAAACATTGTATTTCAATACAGAAACAGATGTACCGTATCTATACTGGTATTACTGGTACTTTACCAGTACTACTATTTCAAGAC from Scomber japonicus isolate fScoJap1 chromosome 22, fScoJap1.pri, whole genome shotgun sequence harbors:
- the LOC128384146 gene encoding selection and upkeep of intraepithelial T-cells protein 7-like; this translates as MCVSLNTVLFLFFCELLSASAGPQPHQLTAQPGQTVTLSCGAPNSVIIAAVEWTRSDLQKYVYFQRGRRPLTQDQDPSYVNRVQLKGRMDDGNLSLILKNVTSNDKGTYECRYKQLERGRLRRAAAINDKPVSVFELHVEDGDSQSGDSGVILPVTLIVLTALISLVAGLVGLVIYKKLKGRSENNSDLPVDDPDVLQQLQENEMGQKNITHNTADIQV